tcagaatttcataatttatcttgaacctagtacacgacccaattatcttTATTATGGGTTATGggtatttttaatatgacttCTCAAGCTATTTTCAAGTGACTATTATTTTATCCCTCACAAcatttaggtatatattttttcaattaacaGTTGCAGTGCCTCCACTACTTCAAGTGCATGGAAACAGAGATACATTAGTAGAGCTCAAATGGGGCAAAGAGACGTTCAATCAGCTGAAGTCCCTGGGAGTAAAAGGAGAATTTCACGTACTAGATAAAGTGGACCATTCAATAAGTAGAAAGAGCATGGAGCTCATCAAAGACTGGGTAACAAAAGTCCTGCCTGAAGACTCCAAATAATGTGTTATAAGTTTAGTTATAATCTGGTATACGATTTTAATTAGCATCAATTTCATGACGTGTATTTTGTATTGAGTTTATTATGttatcaatataatatatatattatatatgtcaGTGACTTCTTTGCTATGCTGAATGCGACTTGTTTTTCTTACATTGAGTAATAtgtatcatttttattaattattattgcataAGTAAGCAAATGCATAAGCAAACTTCTATCTAACAATTTATGTACCTAGATGTTCTTTGCAGTTTTAGGTAGATATAGGTAAAGGTGATTATTACTATCCATTTTACACAGTGATTAAAGACTGTTGATGTATTTAGgtagtatttttttagtttttgaatgaAGGACTTTTCCggctacattccccaaaaatatagatggagctgtacaaTGTTCCCTTCGTttcaccttctaatttcatggataacagacatatggaTCTATTATCTTTCCTTTtttgtataaatgatgacccttgtttttACACACAGGCACAACACTTCTTctaatatagatagataaaatacttacctattattgttctgatgaaaataaagagaagcaataggtagcaatataaagTCTGTATGTATGTGATCCATATGCATAtctcaagcaacaattattgttatatatgtacccgagcaatgaaaaaataggtaattatcacgttaaatgtgtacagcgccatctcaatttttttggggaatatagcctggaaagttcctcattatgAGGCTGAATACTACtccatatcatagaataaacaacacTTAACTATTACACTACAACACAATGGGCTCTTCTCTGCCCCACACCAGTACGACCTTGAAGGGAGCTTGATTTACCATACCTTGTCTGCTGGGCGATGGAAGATGGATGGAGTCTGGAGTAAGAGATCACTCGTAGATtgcctgtctcgctcacacgcaCGGGGTAAGGCGGCacggtaagaacgagatttttgtatgaagtgtccggactGTGTCCATACTTTGTCTATTAGCGAAATGTGTTATGAGTGTCAATCCTATTCATGTGCGcaaattaattcataattacgCATTTACTAGTACGCATATAGGTACTTGATTGAAATCTATAGATTTCCGCTTAAGATGCGAAAATTGTTTCcacaaaaatattatcttaatataataattatttaaatagcaTAACTTTAAACAtctctgaaggggtaggcagagctgtatagccgtgtgtgtgtgtgtgtgtgtgtgtgtgtgtgtgtgtgtgtgtgtgtgtgcttaaactagacaaaataaaacacaatatgatTTATCAACCTGCTGGGCATTTTGTAAATCCACTAAGTGACAACTTCGTCACCAAGCGGAGGCCTGTTTTACTCTGTATCGCAAACAAAGTTGCAAAGCTATAATAAACACTACCTCACGAAGTCAGAGGTACCTCCATCGAGAGAATgtattaaatgttattatagctcattattatttttaatcccCAATTTAGTTTCTGCATCCATACTTGGGTCAACAgcgattattttaaaaaagatccaagtaagtattcatttatattctctttgaatACTTTTACCTATATTGACGTGTCTTTGACAATTCTTACGAATTACTATGATTTgaatgaaaatacaatttataataggtttattgtgtttttatttgaactaattgtagatttgaagAAGTTGAGATATGGGGCCTAAAGGTAAGGCCAAGGAGGCTGACGATACTTTTTGGCGTGCCCGCATCGAGGAAGCACAACTGAGTGAAGAAACATGGAAAGTGAAAGTGATTCTCTTGGAAGCTGCAGGGAGCGAACAGGCACGGATTTACCTAAACAACTTCGAAACCAtggcttcggaagaaagaaGATTTGTTGTTAAAAACATATGCAAGACTGAAACCATATTTATGGTGAATCAACTCGGATCcgacaaaaaaattaaagatgCAAATTTACGCGTATTTGAAGAAGGCCAAGCCTTTCTTAGAGAAAAGAAAGATATTCCAACGGATATAATGGCTCTTATCATCAAGCACTTGATATTGAAGATGAAAGAAGAATATCTTTTTATTAGGAGGCAGAAACTAGAAGTTAGAGAGGGATTACGTCGTGAGTCTTTGACCATGATAGAAAAAGGGGAAGTGAGAGGTACCGCTAGCTCCAAAGCACCTGAATCAGAGCGTTCTGCTCCTACTACTAAAAAAGGTAAAGGCAAGAGCGACGAGCCCGCAGTGCCAGAACCTGTTGAaggtaaaaaatacaatacagtaTTACGGGAACGAGGTGAGGAATGGAGAGATCGCGTGTACGTGGATGATTTTCCTACAGATGGACCCAATGTGTATGTCGCAGTCACAGGTTTTTTGGACCCAAACCTTCCGTGGAGTCTTGTGAGAATAGGGATTCCTCTTACGGCAGTAGTTCAAGTTCGAATCGATCCATCCGTTACAAAAGTGCCTTCTAATTTAAATCGCCCTACAAAAAGGGGCCAAAGCATTACAGAGATAATGACTGAAAAAGCTCTCAAATTTTGGGCCGATCTGCAAGATCTCAGAATTAATAAGAATTACGCGGATGACTTTAAAAATACAGCATTTGTAATGTTTAATCCACCTTACTGGGAAAGTGAGGCTTTGTCAGGCAATCCAGACAAGATATACGACGAGGTGTGCTACCTCATGTACGACGTCCAAGATTTATCTAGACAGCATGTTAATTATCTGGAGAACATGGATATTATTCACATACAAGAAGGAGAAGATGACGAGCGATATGTTACATACTACAAACAACAAATCAGTGATATACCATTGGAGTGTGTTACAGTTTATTCAGTTTTAGATAGTATTCTTCAAACAGCATCTGCAGaaaattttgatgcaaataACAGCAGGTCATCATTATCTGCTGCTGTTACACTGAACCAGTCTCATCATGTCGCCAAAGATCTGGACAAAATTAGTAAAGTAAAAACATTTGTTAAAGATGTGTTCAATACACTTTGTAAAACTGAagctgataaaaaaaaatatcgtgtATCTTACGGAGAAGAATATGAAACACATAAAGATCCAATTGTTATTAAATACGGTGATTATGCTAAATACCCTACTTTCCATTTGGGAAATATGAACTTGGATAACATTGTCGGATCAGCTTTATTTGGCATGCCATTACACAATCTTTGGCAAACGCAGAATCCACCATTAGGGGAAATTGAAGCGAAGCTTAATTTCCACGTCAATGCACTGTTGTCTTGTTTTGATAGAGAAGACGTAGAAACAGCAGAATTAGAAAGGCTTATCCATATATTGGCTTGTCGAAAACTTTACAATAAcagaagttctttaaaaaagccacatttaCCCTCAAGCACAATATATgattttaaaaaagtatatttaaaacgCAGCATTCTTGCGGAACCACTACCAAAACCGCCTTcgttacaaaaaattgctagtGGTATGCCGCAATCCTTCCCGTCTATGACAAAGAGTGAAGAAGTCTCTCGCGAGTCCATAATAGAAGAAAGTGATAGTTCCGAATTCCGTCTGAAGTTAATATTTGACTGTCCTGACATAAGTGAATTAGTGTCTGCAGCTGAGATAGCCAACAATCGCCCTATTACTCATATGATTGATGACTTTGAGTTCTTCGAAGACTTTTTTGGCACCTGTGCTTTTCAAATTTTGtttgaagtttttaataaatttaattgtgTTGATTATAAGTACTGCGAAGTAACAGATTgcatattattaatgtttttcaATAGTCATGATAAGGACGGAATATCACGTGAAGAATGGCGCTGTCATATACCAACACCTTTATGCTTACAAGACTTTTTTGATTTTGTATTAGAAGAAAATTATGACTGGattgaaaatcaagaaaaaaactATGAAGCTAATTTACTTTCCAAGAGACAATCAGAATGCCAAGATTTAACAGATCCTTTTGCAAAAGTTTCCTGTCTTGAGGATACCCAAGTAGATGCAGACTTACTAGTAGAAGGTTCTCTTAAACATCAGGAAATGCTCCAGATGGAGGAATCTGAACAGGAAGCGCCTCCTGGTTCGCAAAGCAGCAAAACAACGAAAGTAGCAGCATCATCCCCGAATTCGACAGACGCTGAGTCAAAAAGCAGCAGAAAACAGAAATCAATGGAAACGACACCCCGGAAAGGTCAGTCTTTTGCTGCTTCTCGTCGTTCTTTAGTTCCCGACCCAAACAAGCCCAAAAAACCCTTTGCAGGTTATGATTTAAGCGACAGAAGAGTCGAAGCATTCGGTAAAGACACAGCATTCTTTTCAAAAGATGGAACTCGTGTTGCtacttattatgttttgttaattCCGATGAATGTCGAATACATACTACTTAATATTGTACCAGGTAACGGCAGCAACGAAATTTGGGTTCATAGAGCACTAGGAGATTTTGTTTCTCCTGAAATACGTAACGACTGCGAATCATTCAGGATAAATACTAAAGATAATGTAATgatgaatattaaaaaacaaacttatcaggCGCCTATCGTATTACCTACATCTACTACAGACGTTTCAAAACCACGAGAAAGTAAGCCGCGAACATCACCGTCGGTAGCAGAACCAGATGTAGAGCCACAATTTGAAACAAAAGATTATTTCTCGTTTTGTGTTACATGGCCCAACGGGCTCATTACGGAAAGCGTTCATGATTTAAATTCTCCTGATATCTCTCATATTAAACAATTTCATACAGAGGGCCTTCCTCATTTGGATGAAGCCATGAGATGCATAAGCTTAAATGGAGaagtaattgtttttaaagaaTCAGGTGATATCGAGGTGCTGCGACCTGATGGAACTTACATCTATATtacaaaatatgaaaaaagGATAGTAGTTCCTGAAACCCGTGAAGAGCCTAGTGACACAAGTGCTAAACAAAAGGCAAAACCCAAAGGTAAAGAAAAAGCAAAACCATCTAAAAATGTGGTTGAAGAAGTTATAGTTGATGAGCCTCCTCCAGAATACAAGCTATATATAGAAGAATTTGAAATTATTGAAACAAGTGGCTTGAGGCAAAAATGGATAAATGAAGATTCTTTTGACATAGAAAAATTGACCATCAGAACAGCAACTGAATATTGTTTGGGTGAAATATTTTCTAGACGAATGGATGGTACATCTATATTACTTAATCAGTGCGGTATTCAAATCGTCTCGTT
This genomic interval from Pectinophora gossypiella chromosome Z, ilPecGoss1.1, whole genome shotgun sequence contains the following:
- the LOC126380271 gene encoding uncharacterized protein LOC126380271 — encoded protein: MGPKGKAKEADDTFWRARIEEAQLSEETWKVKVILLEAAGSEQARIYLNNFETMASEERRFVVKNICKTETIFMVNQLGSDKKIKDANLRVFEEGQAFLREKKDIPTDIMALIIKHLILKMKEEYLFIRRQKLEVREGLRRESLTMIEKGEVRGTASSKAPESERSAPTTKKGKGKSDEPAVPEPVEGKKYNTVLRERGEEWRDRVYVDDFPTDGPNVYVAVTGFLDPNLPWSLVRIGIPLTAVVQVRIDPSVTKVPSNLNRPTKRGQSITEIMTEKALKFWADLQDLRINKNYADDFKNTAFVMFNPPYWESEALSGNPDKIYDEVCYLMYDVQDLSRQHVNYLENMDIIHIQEGEDDERYVTYYKQQISDIPLECVTVYSVLDSILQTASAENFDANNSRSSLSAAVTLNQSHHVAKDLDKISKVKTFVKDVFNTLCKTEADKKKYRVSYGEEYETHKDPIVIKYGDYAKYPTFHLGNMNLDNIVGSALFGMPLHNLWQTQNPPLGEIEAKLNFHVNALLSCFDREDVETAELERLIHILACRKLYNNRSSLKKPHLPSSTIYDFKKVYLKRSILAEPLPKPPSLQKIASGMPQSFPSMTKSEEVSRESIIEESDSSEFRLKLIFDCPDISELVSAAEIANNRPITHMIDDFEFFEDFFGTCAFQILFEVFNKFNCVDYKYCEVTDCILLMFFNSHDKDGISREEWRCHIPTPLCLQDFFDFVLEENYDWIENQEKNYEANLLSKRQSECQDLTDPFAKVSCLEDTQVDADLLVEGSLKHQEMLQMEESEQEAPPGSQSSKTTKVAASSPNSTDAESKSSRKQKSMETTPRKGQSFAASRRSLVPDPNKPKKPFAGYDLSDRRVEAFGKDTAFFSKDGTRVATYYVLLIPMNVEYILLNIVPGNGSNEIWVHRALGDFVSPEIRNDCESFRINTKDNVMMNIKKQTYQAPIVLPTSTTDVSKPRESKPRTSPSVAEPDVEPQFETKDYFSFCVTWPNGLITESVHDLNSPDISHIKQFHTEGLPHLDEAMRCISLNGEVIVFKESGDIEVLRPDGTYIYITKYEKRIVVPETREEPSDTSAKQKAKPKGKEKAKPSKNVVEEVIVDEPPPEYKLYIEEFEIIETSGLRQKWINEDSFDIEKLTIRTATEYCLGEIFSRRMDGTSILLNQCGIQIVSFPNKTRIITHYIVEDEEIFPEWTEEELRYFEVLELENDTVRSKASISQKSYTSSHSDGSQMLGNEEEEKVKTSSDGYISVQIIYTIEHANFTTVSIDKSNGSITVTSPNDTSLMVNTQNKYELNLDSRTIATYNGENLHISYEACPQCKSYTTCNVQVKTYENDLPGNQCLWARLKDSFCKKILIDGEGSIRLIDEPCSQETMHHAGSEDTEHTERTENTESMENPEDPRKVDWKSESSVTSHGKCRELYQAKNYRFLILKRDLTCSELIHRTLLQDYEKVCRWQPWCFINQYDTFGDNRTLQSILMPVNVTETEKWLMSSSLSNKPKHLTYKDLKKDTGKGFYHWMRPYERFEPQPVKHTPDVLTHRLPRAFILRTLEQQWRDKDREQLKGAKELLVAILRYRRMMESDSDTLLHIPIVDLRGEDERKTDEIIQAIAHRVYTDLKNTLRDDVEAHAQLTITTEPMPPPEEISVEEEEYVYIGNVLVVHTDPLRQLEEERESLVKEVEEASKMSPELQKYWRRRAEELKEEEFFLYLLREGGVPQYFRNILGGAIWWEMNSTAGDAVTTSERKKMKCVCAEEECTSARTATDNPPSTGAP